In Geomonas ferrireducens, one DNA window encodes the following:
- a CDS encoding radical SAM protein gives MIAQYAFNLESQEKSQEFITRIISEANREGDAVVNMTPELEAYVKRIDPFDFVVKASRWKEQQRLAYPISLNVMFSNDCQPNCAYCFAKGHCVPEGKLLSTERWKELLREAKGLGIDQVTLSGGDPLLRKDALQLIEEMIALEMLFTLSTKCHITEEIADSLVAIGMTQPVNQYVREIQLSMDPDEPTADRLAGSPGYYNRAVRSIRNLLKWGFNLRVKSVVTALTAPHVYEWVEELQDMGVRQISIAAYNSSLTGNTDKMFLGTEGRNSILEQCRQARIDFPEIDLSTAGLEQGERSWDRYSEPLVPLPGEDQGIADKIRLCREEGRYGAHSSMTITPDGKVMLYDTVPRDEMLFVGDVSKDSIAEVWNSDALRNFAHPRSEQFKGAACYNCKDLAKCQSKAGYCFREAYFKSGTVFVPPAECPMIQAEA, from the coding sequence ATGATCGCACAGTACGCATTCAACCTTGAATCGCAGGAAAAGTCTCAGGAGTTCATCACAAGGATAATTAGTGAAGCGAACCGAGAAGGTGATGCCGTCGTCAACATGACTCCGGAGTTAGAGGCCTACGTAAAACGCATCGACCCCTTTGATTTCGTGGTAAAAGCCTCCAGGTGGAAGGAGCAGCAGCGGCTCGCTTACCCGATCTCGCTCAACGTGATGTTCAGTAACGACTGTCAGCCCAACTGTGCTTACTGCTTTGCAAAGGGGCACTGTGTCCCCGAAGGGAAGTTGTTGTCAACCGAGCGCTGGAAAGAGCTGTTGCGGGAGGCGAAGGGACTTGGCATCGACCAAGTGACGCTTTCCGGTGGCGATCCTCTTTTGAGAAAGGACGCGCTGCAGTTGATCGAGGAAATGATCGCACTTGAGATGCTGTTCACGCTTTCGACGAAGTGCCATATTACCGAGGAAATCGCAGACAGCCTCGTCGCAATCGGCATGACACAACCTGTGAACCAGTACGTACGAGAGATCCAACTCAGCATGGATCCCGATGAGCCTACTGCCGACAGACTGGCAGGCAGCCCAGGGTACTACAACAGGGCCGTACGCAGTATCAGAAACCTTCTCAAGTGGGGGTTCAATCTCAGAGTGAAATCGGTTGTGACCGCATTGACCGCTCCACACGTTTACGAATGGGTTGAGGAGCTTCAGGACATGGGGGTACGCCAGATATCTATCGCGGCCTACAATAGCAGCCTGACAGGCAACACGGACAAGATGTTCCTCGGCACGGAGGGGCGGAATTCCATCCTGGAGCAATGCCGTCAAGCGAGGATCGATTTCCCGGAAATAGATCTCTCCACAGCGGGACTTGAGCAGGGTGAGCGATCCTGGGATAGGTACAGTGAACCTTTAGTGCCACTGCCGGGAGAGGACCAGGGTATCGCGGATAAGATCAGACTCTGCCGTGAGGAAGGGCGCTACGGAGCGCACAGCAGCATGACCATCACACCGGACGGCAAGGTGATGTTGTACGACACGGTGCCAAGAGACGAGATGCTCTTCGTGGGCGATGTGTCAAAGGACTCGATAGCTGAGGTTTGGAACAGCGATGCGCTGCGAAACTTCGCCCATCCGAGGTCGGAGCAGTTCAAGGGCGCGGCCTGTTACAACTGCAAGGATCTGGCGAAGTGCCAAAGTAAGGCTGGGTACTGCTTCCGCGAAGCGTATTTCAAATCAGGAACGGTCTTCGTGCCGCCGGCCGAATGCCCGATGATCCAGGCTGAGGCTTGA
- the ung gene encoding uracil-DNA glycosylase, translating into MSTEAQIRLEESWKSHLLEEFEKPYMCALKDFLRQEILKRKVIYPKGSEYFNALNTTSFDRVKVVILGQDPYHGPDQAHGLCFSVRKGVDIPPSLVNIYKEIQSDLGLPASEFSHGHLASWAEQGVLLLNSVLTVEAGRAASHQGKGWETFTDRVISVLNEEKDHVVFMLWGAYAHKKGAVIDEKRHLVLRAPHPSPLSAHRGFLGCRHFSKANAYLVRHGLEPIDWMP; encoded by the coding sequence ATGTCGACCGAAGCACAGATACGGCTTGAAGAGAGCTGGAAATCCCATCTTCTGGAAGAGTTCGAGAAGCCATACATGTGCGCCTTGAAGGACTTTCTAAGGCAGGAGATCTTGAAGCGGAAGGTCATTTATCCAAAAGGAAGTGAGTACTTCAATGCCCTCAACACCACCTCCTTCGACAGGGTAAAAGTTGTCATCCTCGGGCAGGATCCATACCACGGACCGGACCAAGCCCACGGCCTCTGTTTCTCGGTCCGTAAAGGCGTCGATATCCCGCCATCTCTTGTGAATATATACAAGGAGATCCAGAGCGACCTCGGTCTCCCCGCTTCGGAATTCAGCCATGGACACCTGGCTTCATGGGCTGAGCAGGGGGTGTTGCTTTTGAACAGCGTCTTGACGGTGGAGGCGGGGAGGGCGGCATCACACCAGGGAAAAGGGTGGGAGACCTTCACGGATAGGGTCATCTCCGTTCTTAACGAGGAGAAGGACCACGTGGTGTTCATGCTGTGGGGGGCTTATGCCCACAAGAAGGGTGCCGTCATCGACGAAAAACGGCACCTGGTGCTGCGCGCTCCGCACCCCTCACCGCTGTCCGCGCACCGCGGCTTCCTGGGATGCCGGCATTTCTCCAAGGCCAACGCCTACCTCGTCCGGCACGGCCTAGAGCCGATTGACTGGATGCCATAA
- a CDS encoding methyl-accepting chemotaxis protein has protein sequence MNISKKIFIANVAIVLIATITTSAITLYVIKKEITRQVTVGLTSRTKAFKELVAPNGASFTLADGKLQANGVVLDGRNDVTDKMKEIFGGEATIFRGDTRVATTIKKDDGTRAVGTNLQGPARDAVIDRASSYLGEAKILGTPHFASYLPLQDGNGKVIGALFVGEKKSQFLAVFDQLKYLSFAISALLAGLLALVAYLVMHRALEPMRALIATLKDVAEGDGNLTHRLAESNDEVGTASRYFNRFIEQVHAIVESVADNANAVANASSELHGSTQKLAQTSDDVAGQTETVSTAGEEMAATSADISQNCLQAVESAQRACDLATIGAADVERSIRGMQLINEKVHLTSESVSSLGAKSEQIGDIISTIQDIADQTNLLALNAAIEAARAGEQGRGFAVVADEVRRLAERTTNATKQIEVNIRSIQEETTRAVQVMQESATEAARGAEDSVKSGQSLEEIQRQINEVTQQIGQIATAAEEQSATSREISNNVHQITGIIQGAARANRESMATANQLNNLSENLKGQIRKFRF, from the coding sequence ATGAACATCAGCAAAAAGATCTTCATCGCTAACGTAGCCATCGTCCTCATCGCTACCATAACGACGTCGGCCATCACCCTGTATGTAATCAAGAAAGAGATAACCCGGCAAGTCACCGTCGGGCTTACCTCTCGCACGAAAGCGTTCAAGGAACTAGTCGCGCCCAACGGCGCATCGTTCACCCTTGCCGACGGGAAGCTGCAGGCAAACGGCGTGGTCCTCGACGGCCGCAACGATGTGACCGACAAAATGAAGGAAATCTTCGGCGGTGAAGCCACCATTTTTCGGGGAGACACGCGGGTTGCTACCACGATAAAGAAGGACGACGGCACTCGCGCTGTCGGTACGAACCTCCAGGGCCCCGCCCGTGATGCTGTCATCGACCGTGCCTCCAGCTATCTAGGGGAGGCGAAGATCCTCGGGACACCGCACTTCGCCTCATACCTTCCGCTGCAGGACGGCAACGGCAAAGTGATCGGTGCGCTGTTCGTGGGTGAGAAAAAATCGCAGTTCCTCGCCGTCTTCGACCAGCTCAAATACCTTAGTTTCGCGATCTCCGCGTTACTCGCCGGTCTTCTTGCCCTGGTCGCCTACCTGGTCATGCACCGCGCCCTAGAGCCGATGCGGGCACTGATCGCAACCCTCAAGGACGTGGCCGAGGGGGATGGCAATCTCACCCACCGCCTTGCGGAATCGAACGACGAAGTTGGTACGGCGAGCCGCTACTTCAACAGGTTCATCGAACAGGTCCATGCCATCGTCGAGTCGGTGGCCGATAATGCCAACGCGGTCGCCAACGCGAGTTCGGAACTGCACGGCAGCACCCAGAAACTCGCACAGACCTCGGATGACGTCGCCGGGCAGACCGAAACGGTCTCTACAGCCGGTGAAGAAATGGCCGCAACATCGGCCGATATATCGCAGAACTGCCTCCAGGCTGTCGAGAGCGCCCAGCGCGCATGCGATCTGGCCACGATCGGTGCGGCCGATGTTGAGCGCAGCATTCGCGGCATGCAGCTGATCAATGAAAAGGTCCATCTCACCTCGGAGAGTGTCAGTTCCCTTGGCGCCAAATCCGAGCAGATCGGTGACATCATCAGCACCATCCAGGACATCGCGGACCAGACCAACCTGCTGGCGCTCAATGCAGCGATAGAGGCCGCGCGGGCAGGAGAACAGGGACGCGGTTTCGCCGTGGTGGCCGACGAAGTACGCCGACTCGCCGAGCGAACCACCAATGCGACGAAGCAGATCGAGGTAAACATCCGCTCCATTCAGGAAGAGACCACTAGGGCGGTGCAGGTGATGCAGGAGAGTGCGACCGAGGCGGCCAGGGGTGCCGAAGATTCGGTCAAATCGGGCCAAAGCCTTGAAGAGATTCAAAGGCAGATCAACGAGGTGACCCAGCAGATCGGCCAGATCGCCACCGCGGCCGAGGAGCAGAGCGCGACCAGCCGGGAAATCAGCAACAACGTGCACCAGATCACCGGCATCATACAGGGGGCTGCCCGTGCAAACCGCGAATCGATGGCCACGGCAAACCAGCTCAACAACCTGTCGGAGAACCTGAAGGGACAGATCAGGAAATTCAGGTTCTAG
- a CDS encoding ATP-binding protein, translated as MAPDDPRDLQIRNLQERVSFLEETNLNYVRTLDVLTACSDLQSDIYRVKESSFVIRAVFGQLKRLIPFATLSMFGIDDDSSFDLTVCEPERSGAAIRKEVEARVQDGTFAWALNQNHPVVVPTVSGTDTLVLHVLATNSRIRGMFAGIMRGSHLSAEVSTLNALSSILINTAYAVENSELYEMLQEHMQNLELKVQQRTTELEHALVRAEAATAAKSVFLANMSHEIRTPMNGVIGLARLLMETPLDKVQRNYLESLSDCAESLLTIINEILDISKVEAGMITLETIVFDLHRFLDRCLQPFMLRGQEKGVQVLLDASPDLPQFVAGDSVRIGQVLGNLVGNALKFTHKGSITVKCLLMGTNDGEVQLKFAVADTGIGIAPHALDVIFEKFSQADSSRIGQVLGNLVGNALKFTHKGSITVKCLLMGTNDGEVQLKFAVADTGIGIAPHALDVIFEKFSQADSSTTRLYGGTGLGLSISRSLVELMGGQIVVESRLGEGSVFSFTLKSRLPQPGEFPTVDEGDEQPVQAARPLRILLVDDVPINQLISLKLIGKTGNHQVDCAENGKEALEKWEQGEYDLIFMDVQMPVMDGLEATRTIREREHGTGRRIHICAMTANAMKEDVAVCREAGMDSHISKPVRERDLKSVIRKITSEVTPEGPAAPPTAGEAKAPPPAKAPLDFDVEDLLERLGGDQEMVGVFVDKFVSAVSEHLRLLGEALQNGDYETCYFKSHTIAGTAGNMGAVRMRNLAAEMETLAKAQQLGPLPGLYRQLQEAYAAFVTVACGSDAAATKMEA; from the coding sequence ATGGCGCCCGATGACCCCAGGGATCTCCAGATCAGAAATCTCCAGGAGCGCGTGAGCTTCCTCGAAGAGACGAACCTGAACTACGTCCGCACCCTCGACGTCCTCACCGCCTGCAGTGATCTGCAGTCAGACATCTACCGGGTGAAGGAGTCTTCCTTCGTGATCAGGGCCGTCTTCGGGCAGTTGAAGCGCCTGATTCCCTTCGCCACCCTCTCCATGTTCGGCATCGACGACGATTCCTCCTTCGACCTCACGGTTTGTGAACCGGAACGGTCCGGAGCGGCGATAAGGAAGGAAGTCGAGGCACGTGTCCAGGACGGCACCTTCGCGTGGGCCCTGAACCAGAACCATCCGGTGGTGGTCCCCACCGTCTCCGGGACCGACACCCTCGTCTTGCACGTACTTGCCACCAACAGCCGCATCAGGGGGATGTTCGCCGGCATCATGCGGGGAAGCCACCTGAGCGCCGAGGTCTCGACCTTAAACGCCCTGAGCAGCATCCTGATCAACACCGCCTATGCGGTGGAGAACTCTGAGCTTTACGAAATGCTCCAGGAGCACATGCAGAACCTGGAGCTCAAGGTGCAGCAGCGGACCACCGAGCTTGAGCACGCCCTGGTACGCGCCGAGGCAGCCACCGCCGCCAAGAGCGTCTTTCTTGCCAACATGAGCCACGAGATCAGGACGCCCATGAACGGTGTCATCGGTCTGGCGAGGCTCCTCATGGAAACCCCGCTCGACAAGGTGCAGCGCAACTATCTCGAGTCGCTTTCCGACTGTGCCGAAAGCCTTCTCACCATCATCAACGAAATCCTCGACATCTCCAAGGTGGAGGCAGGGATGATCACCCTCGAGACGATCGTCTTCGACCTGCACCGTTTCCTCGACCGCTGCCTCCAACCGTTCATGCTGCGCGGGCAGGAAAAGGGGGTGCAGGTGCTTCTCGACGCGAGCCCCGACCTGCCGCAGTTCGTGGCCGGCGACTCGGTGAGGATAGGGCAGGTGCTAGGCAACCTGGTAGGTAACGCGCTCAAGTTCACCCACAAAGGGTCGATCACCGTGAAGTGCCTGCTCATGGGCACGAACGACGGCGAGGTCCAGCTCAAGTTCGCCGTTGCCGATACCGGTATCGGCATCGCCCCGCACGCCCTGGACGTCATCTTCGAGAAGTTCTCCCAGGCCGACAGCTCNAGGATAGGGCAGGTGCTAGGCAACCTGGTAGGTAACGCGCTCAAGTTCACCCACAAAGGGTCGATCACCGTGAAGTGCCTGCTCATGGGCACGAACGACGGCGAGGTCCAGCTCAAGTTCGCCGTTGCCGATACCGGTATCGGCATCGCCCCGCACGCCCTGGACGTCATCTTCGAGAAGTTCTCCCAGGCCGACAGCTCGACCACCCGTCTCTACGGTGGGACCGGACTCGGGCTTTCCATCAGCAGGAGCCTCGTGGAACTGATGGGGGGCCAGATCGTCGTCGAGAGCCGCCTCGGGGAGGGAAGCGTCTTCAGCTTCACCCTGAAGAGCAGGCTTCCCCAGCCCGGTGAGTTCCCCACCGTCGATGAAGGCGATGAACAGCCGGTACAGGCGGCACGGCCGCTGCGCATCCTGCTGGTCGACGATGTCCCCATCAACCAGCTCATATCGCTCAAGCTGATCGGCAAGACGGGCAACCACCAGGTGGACTGCGCCGAGAACGGCAAGGAAGCGCTGGAAAAGTGGGAACAGGGGGAGTACGACCTCATCTTCATGGACGTACAGATGCCGGTGATGGACGGCCTGGAGGCGACGAGGACCATACGCGAACGGGAACACGGCACGGGGCGACGGATTCATATTTGCGCCATGACTGCCAACGCCATGAAGGAAGACGTCGCCGTCTGCCGGGAGGCCGGCATGGACAGCCACATTTCCAAGCCGGTCCGGGAACGGGACCTGAAATCGGTGATCCGTAAAATCACGTCGGAGGTGACCCCGGAGGGTCCCGCAGCCCCCCCTACTGCCGGGGAGGCGAAAGCCCCGCCTCCTGCCAAAGCGCCCCTTGATTTTGACGTCGAAGATCTGCTCGAGCGCCTGGGCGGCGACCAGGAGATGGTGGGTGTTTTCGTCGACAAGTTCGTGAGTGCCGTATCGGAGCACCTGCGTCTGCTCGGCGAAGCTTTGCAAAATGGCGACTACGAAACCTGCTATTTCAAGTCCCACACCATCGCCGGAACGGCCGGCAACATGGGCGCGGTGCGCATGCGAAACCTGGCTGCGGAGATGGAAACCCTTGCCAAAGCGCAGCAGCTAGGGCCACTCCCCGGACTGTACCGCCAGTTGCAGGAGGCGTACGCGGCTTTCGTGACGGTTGCCTGCGGCAGCGATGCTGCAGCAACAAAAATGGAGGCTTGA
- a CDS encoding HDOD domain-containing protein: protein MLRKPQLSVEHMVEDVSTIHSLPLFYSQLSEAIDHPRSSIGDIAKIISEDQGLTARILKLANSPLFGYFSKIDTITQAVTIIGVLQVRDLALALSVMDVFKGIPEDLVNMEQFWKHSIATGLAARTLATSQREANLERFFVAGILHDVGRLVMYVRVPEICLELLEECRSSGMILHCAERERFGFDHADVGGALLKRWKIPPRVAEPVGTHHNCSKADQYPREASILHFADIIAHAMQIGNSGEIFVPQLDHAVWERLQISCYFLPTLIKQVDTTYEQTVSVLFGGEDGAR, encoded by the coding sequence GTGCTGCGTAAACCCCAACTCTCCGTCGAGCACATGGTTGAGGATGTCTCCACCATACATTCGCTCCCGCTTTTCTACTCTCAGCTTTCCGAGGCGATCGACCACCCCAGAAGCTCCATAGGGGACATCGCCAAGATCATCTCGGAGGACCAGGGGCTCACCGCGAGGATACTCAAACTCGCCAACAGCCCCCTCTTCGGCTACTTCTCAAAGATCGACACCATCACCCAGGCGGTCACCATCATAGGCGTCCTGCAGGTGCGCGACCTGGCCCTCGCCCTTTCCGTCATGGACGTCTTCAAGGGGATACCGGAGGACCTGGTCAACATGGAGCAGTTCTGGAAGCACAGCATCGCTACCGGCCTGGCAGCCAGGACGCTCGCCACCAGCCAGCGGGAGGCGAACCTGGAGCGCTTCTTCGTCGCGGGAATCCTGCACGACGTGGGAAGGCTCGTCATGTACGTGAGGGTCCCGGAGATCTGCCTCGAACTCCTCGAGGAGTGCCGGAGTAGCGGCATGATCCTGCACTGCGCCGAACGTGAGCGCTTCGGCTTCGACCACGCGGATGTCGGCGGAGCCCTCTTGAAGCGCTGGAAGATCCCGCCGCGCGTGGCCGAGCCGGTGGGGACGCATCACAACTGCAGCAAAGCGGACCAGTACCCCCGTGAGGCCTCCATACTGCATTTTGCCGACATCATCGCCCACGCCATGCAGATCGGCAACAGCGGCGAGATCTTCGTGCCGCAGTTGGACCACGCAGTCTGGGAGCGGCTGCAGATCTCCTGCTATTTCCTCCCGACGCTTATCAAGCAGGTGGACACGACCTACGAGCAGACGGTCTCGGTCCTTTTCGGGGGTGAAGATGGCGCCCGATGA
- a CDS encoding DMT family transporter: MHTTTQDDPRSARATFWLILTTVFWGGSFIFNKIGFREIPPLDFFFYRFALATLIMAVLCLPRLKKLNRGTLKTGVLVGLPLAATNLSFVLGVSGTSVSRAGFLNNLFVLLIPLLCFVFWRERLDRWSAGGLFLALAGLWLLAKGGVDGFNQGDLLSTLCALFIALQIIAVSRLVGAEDVYLLSLIQFATVAAVGGVLNVVLPSPPFTVTWVSVGALVYCAVFPTVVCFTLQNAYQRYTTPTKAGLIYTMDPVWSMLGGTLLLGERLTAEEWTGCALIFAAVVLPLGVKRLRERYSGIGCAAEGAAAD, translated from the coding sequence ATGCATACGACGACACAAGATGACCCGCGCTCTGCCAGAGCGACCTTTTGGCTGATACTGACCACCGTGTTCTGGGGTGGCAGTTTCATCTTCAACAAGATCGGCTTTCGCGAGATTCCGCCGCTTGATTTCTTCTTCTACAGGTTCGCGCTGGCTACGCTCATCATGGCGGTGCTCTGCCTGCCGCGCCTGAAAAAGCTTAACCGTGGCACCTTGAAGACCGGGGTTCTGGTCGGTCTGCCGCTCGCGGCGACGAATCTCTCCTTTGTCCTCGGGGTGAGCGGCACCAGCGTGTCCCGGGCGGGGTTTCTGAACAACCTGTTCGTGCTGCTCATTCCGCTTCTGTGCTTCGTCTTCTGGCGTGAGCGCCTGGATCGCTGGAGCGCGGGTGGGCTCTTCCTCGCCCTGGCCGGTCTCTGGCTCCTCGCCAAGGGGGGCGTGGACGGTTTCAACCAGGGGGACCTCCTCTCCACCCTGTGCGCCCTCTTCATCGCGCTGCAGATCATCGCCGTTTCCAGGCTGGTCGGCGCGGAGGACGTCTACCTTTTGAGCCTGATCCAGTTCGCGACCGTGGCTGCGGTCGGGGGCGTGCTGAACGTCGTCCTCCCGTCCCCTCCCTTCACGGTGACCTGGGTCTCGGTGGGTGCGCTCGTGTACTGCGCCGTCTTCCCCACCGTGGTCTGCTTCACCCTGCAAAACGCCTATCAGCGTTACACGACCCCCACAAAGGCGGGGCTCATCTACACGATGGACCCGGTCTGGAGCATGCTGGGGGGGACGCTCCTTCTGGGGGAGAGGCTTACCGCCGAGGAATGGACAGGTTGCGCCCTCATCTTCGCCGCGGTAGTGCTTCCCCTTGGGGTGAAGCGCCTGCGTGAGCGCTACTCCGGCATCGGTTGCGCGGCCGAAGGGGCTGCCGCCGATTAG
- a CDS encoding DNA-formamidopyrimidine glycosylase family protein: protein MPELPDLTVYAENLGKALVGKRIEKGEYHGRGRLNVAAEELAAAVAGAEVTAVERTGKQVTFRLGNGNTLKIHLMLTGGFALAGSSAVQEVRYPVLTLLFADSTALAVADEKGWASVTLNPGAEKEAPDALELTEEELQRLCARKPRTMIKPLLLDQALIGGIGNAYADEILWAARISPKSPAGKLPPEAVRALAGAIPAVLNDAIAELRKRHPDMVSGEYREFLKVHRPELKTSPTGARIIKENVQSKRTYYTEEQLLYQ, encoded by the coding sequence ATGCCTGAGCTTCCTGATCTTACCGTCTATGCCGAAAACCTAGGGAAGGCCCTCGTGGGGAAGAGGATCGAGAAAGGCGAGTACCACGGGAGGGGACGCCTCAACGTCGCAGCCGAGGAGCTTGCCGCCGCCGTCGCGGGTGCCGAGGTGACCGCTGTGGAGCGCACCGGCAAACAGGTGACCTTTCGGCTTGGCAACGGCAACACGCTGAAAATCCACCTGATGCTTACCGGCGGGTTCGCCCTTGCCGGTTCCTCCGCAGTGCAGGAGGTCCGCTACCCGGTGCTCACCCTGCTCTTTGCCGACAGTACTGCCCTCGCCGTGGCCGACGAGAAGGGATGGGCGAGCGTCACCCTGAACCCCGGCGCCGAGAAGGAAGCGCCTGACGCGCTGGAGCTCACCGAGGAGGAGTTGCAGCGGTTGTGCGCCAGGAAGCCCCGCACCATGATCAAGCCTTTGCTTCTCGACCAGGCGCTGATCGGGGGCATCGGTAACGCCTATGCCGACGAGATCCTCTGGGCCGCGCGCATCTCCCCGAAATCCCCCGCTGGCAAGCTTCCCCCGGAGGCAGTACGGGCCCTCGCCGGGGCGATTCCTGCGGTCTTGAACGACGCCATCGCGGAGTTGAGAAAGCGCCACCCGGACATGGTTTCCGGTGAATATCGCGAGTTTCTGAAGGTGCACCGCCCCGAGCTTAAGACCTCCCCCACCGGTGCCAGGATCATCAAGGAGAACGTCCAGTCCAAGCGGACCTACTACACCGAGGAACAACTGCTGTACCAGTAG
- a CDS encoding DUF4142 domain-containing protein produces the protein MKRRLVWMAVVSLFAFCSMLLPALAADKLTMSEKSFVKKAASGGMMEVELGQLAKEKAKSQEVKDFAQLMVTDHGKANDELKTAVGNKYKIPAKMELKHKAMVEKFQKTSADEFDKKYAEAMVKDHKKDVEDFKKASKKVKDPEIKAWIDKTLPTLEQHLQHAKDMAQKVGAAKK, from the coding sequence ATGAAAAGGAGATTGGTATGGATGGCGGTGGTTTCCCTGTTCGCATTCTGCAGCATGCTTCTTCCGGCACTGGCGGCTGACAAGCTGACCATGTCCGAGAAGTCCTTCGTCAAGAAGGCGGCGAGCGGCGGCATGATGGAGGTCGAACTGGGACAGTTGGCTAAGGAAAAGGCAAAGTCACAGGAAGTGAAGGATTTCGCCCAGCTCATGGTGACCGATCACGGCAAGGCGAACGACGAGCTGAAGACGGCGGTGGGCAACAAGTACAAAATTCCCGCGAAGATGGAGCTGAAGCACAAGGCGATGGTCGAGAAGTTTCAGAAAACCTCGGCCGACGAGTTCGACAAGAAGTACGCGGAAGCGATGGTGAAGGACCACAAGAAGGACGTCGAGGACTTCAAAAAGGCGAGCAAGAAGGTGAAGGACCCCGAGATCAAGGCGTGGATCGACAAGACCCTGCCGACCCTGGAGCAGCACCTGCAGCACGCGAAGGATATGGCGCAGAAGGTGGGCGCCGCGAAGAAGTAG
- the malQ gene encoding 4-alpha-glucanotransferase, with protein MKRRASGVLCHVTSLPSPFGIGDFGPGAYRFAEFLHEAKQSYWQVLPLNPTNERFLDSPFISVSSCAGNTALISPQLLVADGLLTQAEVEDHPPFDALRVDYQAVSRFKNHLFLRAHHRFKEEQAADQEYASFCRDNAQWLDDHALHNAMTARLNGLPLAEWPEALRRRTSDEVRQMSDELSDSVEREKFLQYVVNRQWQALKQHCNDKGISVIGDFPMFMSYDAADIWVHPEFFKVDENKRPYVQAGSPPDNFSEKGQLFDCAAYNWDALRENGFYWWVARFHHLFRRFDVVRIDHFRGLISYWEVPASAEDALKGSWQPVPSDEFLYTMVRYFPTFPVIAEDLGVITAEVREKMAQFGIPGMKVLVVAFQDDAKIYLPHNHPENSVAYTGTHDTNTARGWFEEAGEDEKKRLSDYLGRDHVDEAGWELIRLAQMSVARTAMIQLQDLVGGGADTRMNTPGGSEGNWQWRLSPSVDLTGAAHRLAEMTLRYDRAR; from the coding sequence ATGAAAAGACGCGCCAGCGGCGTGCTCTGTCACGTCACCTCACTCCCTTCCCCCTTCGGCATCGGCGACTTCGGTCCCGGTGCCTACCGTTTCGCCGAATTTCTCCACGAGGCAAAGCAGAGTTACTGGCAGGTGCTGCCGCTCAACCCGACCAACGAGAGGTTCCTCGATTCGCCCTTCATCAGCGTCTCTTCCTGCGCCGGCAACACGGCCCTCATCAGTCCGCAACTCCTGGTCGCCGACGGGCTCCTGACCCAGGCGGAGGTGGAAGACCATCCCCCCTTCGACGCGCTGCGCGTCGACTACCAGGCGGTCTCGCGCTTCAAGAACCACCTCTTCCTGCGTGCGCACCACCGCTTCAAAGAGGAGCAGGCGGCAGACCAGGAGTACGCCTCGTTCTGCCGCGACAATGCACAATGGCTCGACGACCACGCACTGCACAACGCGATGACCGCGCGCCTGAACGGCCTTCCCCTCGCCGAGTGGCCCGAGGCGTTGAGGCGCCGCACAAGCGACGAGGTGCGGCAGATGAGCGACGAACTCTCGGACTCCGTGGAGCGGGAGAAGTTCCTGCAGTACGTCGTCAACCGCCAGTGGCAAGCCCTGAAGCAGCACTGCAACGACAAGGGGATCAGCGTGATCGGCGACTTCCCCATGTTCATGAGCTACGACGCCGCCGATATCTGGGTACACCCGGAGTTTTTCAAGGTGGACGAGAACAAGAGGCCGTACGTACAGGCGGGGAGCCCGCCCGACAACTTCAGCGAGAAGGGACAGCTCTTCGACTGCGCCGCCTATAACTGGGACGCCCTGCGGGAAAACGGGTTCTACTGGTGGGTTGCCCGTTTTCACCACCTGTTCAGACGCTTCGACGTGGTGCGCATCGACCACTTCCGCGGGCTCATATCGTACTGGGAAGTCCCGGCGAGTGCTGAGGACGCACTTAAGGGGAGCTGGCAGCCGGTCCCCTCCGACGAGTTCCTCTACACCATGGTGCGGTACTTCCCCACCTTCCCGGTCATCGCAGAGGATCTCGGCGTCATCACCGCCGAGGTGCGGGAGAAGATGGCGCAGTTCGGCATACCGGGGATGAAGGTGCTCGTTGTCGCATTCCAGGATGACGCCAAGATCTACCTCCCCCACAACCACCCGGAAAATAGCGTCGCCTACACCGGGACGCACGACACCAACACGGCGCGGGGGTGGTTTGAGGAGGCAGGGGAGGATGAGAAAAAGCGCCTGTCCGATTACCTAGGTCGCGACCATGTGGACGAGGCGGGCTGGGAACTGATCAGGCTCGCACAGATGTCGGTCGCGCGCACCGCGATGATCCAGCTGCAGGATCTCGTCGGCGGCGGGGCCGACACCAGGATGAACACACCGGGGGGAAGCGAAGGCAACTGGCAGTGGCGCCTTTCCCCATCGGTCGATCTCACCGGGGCGGCGCACCGCCTGGCGGAGATGACGCTGCGCTACGACAGGGCACGCTGA